TCCCCAAAAGGACATCCGTGCCCACCGCAGAGGTGCTCTTGCGCGTGCAGGGCCTAACCCGCCAAGGCGTGTTCCACGACGTGAACTTTGAGCTGCGCCGTGGCGAGATTCTGGGCTTTGCAGGGCTCATGGGCGCGGGTCGCACCGAAGTGGCGCGCGCAATTTTTGGTGCTGACCCCATCGACGCGGGCCAGGTGTTCCTGGGCGAAAAACTGCTGGCGATCCGCTCGCCACGCGATGCTGTGCGCCATGGGCTGGCCTACCTGTCGGAGGACCGCAAGCACGACGGACTGGCATTGAAGATGACGGTGGCACAGAACATCACGCTGGCCCACATGGAAGCCGTATCCAACCGTGCTGGCATGATCCAGTTTGCCAAAGAGCAGGATGCCGCACGTCACTACATCGGCGCACTCGACATCCGCACGCCCAGCAGCAGCCAGATCGTGCGCCTGCTTTCGGGCGGCAACCAGCAGAAGCTGGTCATCAGCAAATGGCTGTTCCGCGAATCGCGCGTTCTGTTCTTCGACGAACCTACGCGCGGCATTGACGTGGGCGCCAAGTACGCCATCTACCAGCTGCTGGACCAGCTCGCAGGCCAGGGCATTGGCGTCGTGATGATCAGCTCCGAGCTGCCCGAAATCATGGGCATGACCGACCGCGTCGCTGTCTTCCATGAAGGCCGGCTGATCACCATCCGCCCCACCCGCGAAACCAGTCAGGAGGAAGTCATGCACTACGCCTCCGGCCGCAGCGTGCCCTCTGCCAGCTGAGCCCACCAAGCCCACTTTTCCCCGGACCACACCATGACCGAACAACAAAAAGACCTGTTTCAAAAATTTGCTGCGCTGGCCAGCCTGCTGGGGCTTGTTGCCATCTTCTCGTTCACCAGCAACGCCTTCTTCAGCGTGGGCAATGGCATGACCGTGGCGCTCCAGGTCACCTCCATTGCCTACCTCGGCATCGCAGCGACCTGCGTGATCATCACAGGCGGCATTGACCTCTCGGTAGGCGCCATCCTGGCACTGGCCGGCGTGGTGGCCGCCATGCTGGTGAAGGCCGGCGCACCTGTGCCCCTGGGCATGCTGGCCGGCCTCTTGGTCGGTGGCCTGTGCGGACTCATCAACGGCCTGTGCGTCACCGTGCTCAAGCTGCCCCCTTTCATTGCCACCTTGGGCATGATGCTGGTGGCGCGCGGTGTGGCCTTGCAGATCACCGATGCACGCGCCATTGGCGGCCTGGGCGACAGCTTTGCAGAACTCGGCAACGGCGCCTTGTTCCGCATCGTCAATATCGGTGCAGACGGTTTTCCCGATGTGGTGTTTGTCGGCATTCCCTACCCCGTGGTGCTCATGGTGGTGCTGGCGTTGGCCGCCTCCATCCTGCTCAACCGCGCCACGCTGGGGCGCCATCTCTACGCCATCGGCTCCAACCTGGAAGCCGCCCGGCTCTCGGGCGTGAACGTCAATGGCGTGACGCTGTTTGCCTATGTGCTGTCCGGCCTGCTGGCCGGCCTCACCGGCTGCGTGCTGATGTCACGTCTGGTCACCGCCCAGCCCAGCGAAGGCCTGATGTACGAGCTCGACGCCATTGCCGCCGCAGTGATAGGCGGCACCTCGCTCACGGGCGGCGTGGGCACGGTGTCGGGCACGGTCATTGGCGCATTCGTGATCGGCATCCTGCGCAACGGTTTGAACATGAGCGGCGTATCCGCGTTCACCCAACAAATTCTGATTGGCGTCGTCATCCTGCTGGCCGTATGGATAGACCAGATGCGCCATCGCAAGTGATCCCTACCGGCAGGGCTTACCGGGACTTCGAGAGACAACCTCCACCACCACTCACACATGAGGAAAGAAATGAAAAAATTTGTCCACACCCTGATCGCATCCGCCCTGGTGGCTGCGTCGTCGATGGCCCTGGCCGCCGACAAGGAAATTGCCGTCATTGTGAAGACCGCCAACTCCGACTTCTGGCAAAACGTGAAAAAAGGCTCCACCACGGCCGTGGGCGGGCTCAAAGGCTACACCGCCACCTTCCAGGGCGCGGCCTCTGACACCGACCTGGCCGGGCAAGTCTCCCTGGTGGAGAACGCCGTGAACCGCAAGGTGGCAGGCATCGTGCTGGCCCCTTCTGACCCCGATGCGCTGATCCCCGCCATCAAAAAAGCGTGGGAAGCCAAGATCCCTGTTGTGTTGATTGACTCCGCAGCGTCGGATGCCGGCAAGGCCTACTACCAGTCCTTCCTGGCCACCGACAACAAGGCGGCCGGTGAAATGTCCGCCAAGACGCTGATCGACAAGATTGGCACCACCGGCAAGATTGCCATCATGTCCTACACCGCCGGTTCGGGCTCCGAAATCGGCCGTGTGGGTGGCTTCACCGACTACATCAAGAAGCACTCCAAACTGCAGATCGTGGGCCCCTTCTATTCCAACTCGCAGATGGGCACGGCGCTGAACCAGACCACGGACGTGCTGGCCGCTAACCCCGACCTCAAGGGCATCTTTGGCGCCAACGAACCCACCGCCATTGGCATGGGCCGTGCACTGGCCCAAGCAGGCAAGGCCGGCAAAGTCGTGGCCATTGGCTTTGACGGTAACTCCGACCTGCAAGGCTTTGTGAAGGACGGCACCATCGAAGCCATCGCTGTGCAAAGCGCGTTCGAAATGGGCAACCTGGGTGTGAAGACCGTGGTGGAGTTGGTTGAAGGCAAGAAAGTACCCGCCTTCCGCGACACCGGTGTGCTGATGGTCACCAAAAAGAACATCGACACCCCTGCGGCCAAGAACGTTCTCTACTAATCCACCCAACCCAAGGACACCTCCGGCACTGGCTGCCGGGGGATGGGCATATGCACACCACGGATCTGAAAAAACTCCCCCGCGTGGACCTGCGGCTGACCGCTCTGGGTCTGGGCTGCTCGCAAATGGGTGGCCTGTACCGCGCCACCAGCGCCCGCGAGGTGGAGGCCGTCTTTGCCAGCGCCTGGGCAGCCGGCGTGCGCTACTTTGATACTGCGCCCTACTATGGCTACACGCGCTCCGAGCACCGGCTAGGTGCCCAATTGGCCGACTGCCCCCGCCACGAGTACGTGGTCAGCACCAAGGTGGGCCGCCTGCTGCGCCCCGATACCAGCATTGCTCCGGGCGACGGTGGCTGGGCCAACCCCTATCCGTTTCGCCCGTACTACGACTACAGCTACAGCGGCGTGATGCGCTCGTTCGAGGACAGCCTGCAGCGCCTGGGCCTGGCCCACATCGACATCCTGTATGTGCACGACATCGGCCGCGACACCCACGGGGATGCGCACCAGCACTACTGGCAGCAACTGACACAGGGCGGCGGCTTTCGCGCACTGGACGAATTGCGCCGCAGCGGCTCGACGCGGGCCGTGGGCCTTGGCGTCAACGAGTGGCAGGTGGTGATGGACAGCATGCAGGAGTTCGATCTGGACTGCACCATGCTGGCCGGACGCTACACCCTGCTGGAGCAGGAGAGCCTGAGCCCCTGCCTGGATGAATGCCTGCGCCGCGGAAATGCCATCGTGGCCGCCGGCCCGTTCAATTCCGGTGTACTGGCCGGCAACACCAAGTTCAACTACGCGGAGGCACCACCGGCCGTGGTGGCGCGTGTGCGAGCCCTCACGCAGGTTTGTGAA
This Hydrogenophaga taeniospiralis DNA region includes the following protein-coding sequences:
- a CDS encoding ABC transporter permease, with protein sequence MTEQQKDLFQKFAALASLLGLVAIFSFTSNAFFSVGNGMTVALQVTSIAYLGIAATCVIITGGIDLSVGAILALAGVVAAMLVKAGAPVPLGMLAGLLVGGLCGLINGLCVTVLKLPPFIATLGMMLVARGVALQITDARAIGGLGDSFAELGNGALFRIVNIGADGFPDVVFVGIPYPVVLMVVLALAASILLNRATLGRHLYAIGSNLEAARLSGVNVNGVTLFAYVLSGLLAGLTGCVLMSRLVTAQPSEGLMYELDAIAAAVIGGTSLTGGVGTVSGTVIGAFVIGILRNGLNMSGVSAFTQQILIGVVILLAVWIDQMRHRK
- a CDS encoding ABC transporter substrate-binding protein, with the protein product MKKFVHTLIASALVAASSMALAADKEIAVIVKTANSDFWQNVKKGSTTAVGGLKGYTATFQGAASDTDLAGQVSLVENAVNRKVAGIVLAPSDPDALIPAIKKAWEAKIPVVLIDSAASDAGKAYYQSFLATDNKAAGEMSAKTLIDKIGTTGKIAIMSYTAGSGSEIGRVGGFTDYIKKHSKLQIVGPFYSNSQMGTALNQTTDVLAANPDLKGIFGANEPTAIGMGRALAQAGKAGKVVAIGFDGNSDLQGFVKDGTIEAIAVQSAFEMGNLGVKTVVELVEGKKVPAFRDTGVLMVTKKNIDTPAAKNVLY
- a CDS encoding aldo/keto reductase, which translates into the protein MHTTDLKKLPRVDLRLTALGLGCSQMGGLYRATSAREVEAVFASAWAAGVRYFDTAPYYGYTRSEHRLGAQLADCPRHEYVVSTKVGRLLRPDTSIAPGDGGWANPYPFRPYYDYSYSGVMRSFEDSLQRLGLAHIDILYVHDIGRDTHGDAHQHYWQQLTQGGGFRALDELRRSGSTRAVGLGVNEWQVVMDSMQEFDLDCTMLAGRYTLLEQESLSPCLDECLRRGNAIVAAGPFNSGVLAGNTKFNYAEAPPAVVARVRALTQVCEEFDVPLQAAALQFPLAHPAVVSCVTGTRTAAQLQQNVAWLETPIPAALWQTLRTCGLLHPDAPIPA